A stretch of Crossiella cryophila DNA encodes these proteins:
- a CDS encoding spermidine synthase produces the protein MRRGRESKGQRSVVRGPVPGQYPVRFGMAELLADLDWPNGWLLSVDGVAQSYVDLDDPTHLEFDYIRRIGDVIDCLGQPEAALDALHIGGGACTVPRYIAATRPGSRQLVFDADGELIDLVREHLQLRTVPALRVRVCDGREGVTTRRDDSADLVVLDAFQSASMPGGLATQEFVGDIARVLRPEGTVIVNVTDGPGLKFARRVVATLRLVFPQVLLVAEPAVLRGRRFGNLVLVGSTADLPVAEITTRVHSAAFPARCVSDADLTKLCAGAEPISDTAPMVAPVPPKRAFGG, from the coding sequence ATGCGGCGCGGGCGGGAATCCAAGGGGCAGCGGAGTGTGGTGCGTGGCCCGGTGCCCGGTCAGTACCCGGTGCGGTTCGGCATGGCCGAGTTGCTCGCCGATCTCGACTGGCCCAACGGCTGGCTGCTCAGTGTCGACGGTGTCGCCCAGTCCTATGTGGACCTTGACGACCCCACCCACCTGGAATTCGACTACATCCGCCGCATCGGTGACGTCATCGACTGCCTCGGCCAGCCCGAAGCCGCCCTGGACGCCCTGCACATCGGCGGCGGCGCCTGCACCGTTCCCCGCTACATCGCGGCCACCCGGCCCGGTTCGCGGCAACTGGTCTTCGACGCCGACGGCGAACTGATCGACCTGGTCCGCGAACACCTCCAGTTGCGCACCGTCCCCGCCCTGCGGGTACGGGTGTGCGACGGCAGGGAGGGGGTCACCACCCGGCGCGACGACTCGGCGGATCTTGTTGTCCTGGACGCCTTCCAAAGCGCCTCCATGCCCGGCGGCCTGGCCACCCAGGAGTTCGTCGGCGATATCGCCCGGGTACTGCGGCCGGAGGGCACCGTGATCGTCAACGTCACCGACGGCCCCGGCCTGAAGTTCGCCCGGCGCGTCGTGGCCACCCTGCGGCTGGTCTTCCCGCAGGTCCTGCTGGTCGCCGAACCAGCGGTGCTGCGCGGCCGCCGCTTCGGCAACCTGGTCCTGGTCGGCTCCACCGCGGACCTCCCGGTGGCGGAGATCACCACCCGGGTGCACTCGGCGGCTTTCCCGGCGCGCTGTGTGTCCGATGCCGACCTGACCAAGCTGTGCGCGGGCGCCGAACCCATCAGTGACACCGCGCCCATGGTCGCCCCGGTGCCACCCAAGCGCGCATTCGGGGGTTGA
- a CDS encoding sodium:solute symporter translates to MTIDSAVMITYLVAMVVIGWWAARRAKDKSGFLVAGRRLGYVMYSGTMSAVVLGGASTVGGIGLGYQFGLSGAWMVLTIGLGVLGLSLVFAARITRLKVYTVSEMLDLRYGGKAAPVSGVVMWAYSLMLMATSTIACATIFGVLFGMPHIPSVLLGGGIVVAYSVLGGMWSITATDIVQFVVKSVGILLVLLPAAIIKAGGFSAMAAKLEPQFFSLWTIGGENIFKYVLLYFFGLLIGQDIWQRVFTARNDKVARVGGTFSGIYCLVYAFAGALIGTATKALYPALESRDRAFATIVTEALPVGLKGLVLAAALAAVMSTASGALIACATVAGNDLWPRLRRNPAAGDDLRTTRLFTLVLGLLGVAIACLVSDVVTALDVAYNLLVGGLLVPILGGLVWRRATRTGALTAMTLGGLTVIGCMAYFGLSAQEPIYLGLLVGLISFITVSLLTPPDDPARLAAWTRRLAGKDAPTEPVPTP, encoded by the coding sequence GTGACGATCGACTCGGCGGTGATGATCACCTACCTGGTGGCCATGGTGGTCATCGGCTGGTGGGCGGCCCGACGGGCCAAGGACAAGAGCGGGTTCCTGGTCGCGGGCCGACGACTCGGCTACGTCATGTACTCCGGGACCATGTCCGCGGTGGTGCTCGGCGGCGCGTCCACGGTCGGCGGCATCGGGCTCGGCTACCAGTTCGGGCTGTCCGGGGCGTGGATGGTGCTGACCATCGGTCTCGGCGTGCTCGGCCTGAGCCTGGTCTTCGCCGCCCGGATCACCCGGCTCAAGGTCTACACGGTCAGCGAGATGCTGGACCTGCGTTACGGCGGCAAGGCCGCGCCGGTCTCGGGCGTGGTGATGTGGGCCTACTCGCTGATGCTGATGGCCACCTCAACCATCGCCTGCGCCACCATCTTCGGCGTGCTGTTCGGGATGCCACACATCCCGTCGGTGCTGCTGGGCGGCGGGATCGTGGTGGCGTACTCGGTGCTCGGCGGGATGTGGTCGATCACCGCGACCGACATCGTGCAGTTCGTGGTCAAGAGCGTCGGCATCCTGCTGGTGCTGCTGCCGGCCGCGATCATCAAGGCAGGCGGTTTCAGCGCGATGGCGGCGAAGCTGGAGCCGCAGTTCTTCTCGCTGTGGACCATCGGCGGCGAGAACATCTTCAAGTACGTGCTGCTGTACTTCTTCGGCCTGCTCATCGGCCAGGACATCTGGCAACGGGTCTTCACCGCCCGAAATGACAAGGTCGCCCGCGTCGGCGGCACCTTCTCCGGCATCTACTGCCTGGTCTACGCCTTCGCCGGCGCCCTCATCGGCACCGCGACCAAGGCCCTGTACCCGGCACTGGAGTCCAGGGACCGCGCCTTCGCCACCATCGTCACCGAGGCATTGCCGGTCGGCCTCAAGGGCCTGGTCCTGGCCGCCGCACTGGCCGCGGTCATGTCCACCGCCAGCGGCGCCCTCATCGCCTGCGCCACCGTGGCGGGCAACGACCTGTGGCCCCGGCTGCGCCGCAACCCCGCAGCAGGCGACGACCTGCGCACCACCCGCCTGTTCACCCTGGTGCTGGGCCTGCTCGGGGTGGCCATCGCCTGCCTGGTCTCCGACGTGGTCACGGCGTTGGATGTCGCCTACAACCTCCTGGTGGGCGGCCTGTTGGTACCCATCCTCGGCGGCCTGGTCTGGCGCAGAGCCACCCGCACCGGCGCTCTGACCGCGATGACCCTGGGCGGCCTCACCGTCATCGGCTGCATGGCCTACTTCGGCCTCTCCGCCCAGGAACCGATCTACCTGGGCCTGCTCGTCGGCCTGATCAGCTTCATCACGGTCAGCCTGCTCACCCCACCCGACGACCCAGCCCGCCTGGCGGCGTGGACCCGCAGACTCGCCGGCAAGGACGCCCCCACCGAACCAGTGCCAACCCCATGA
- a CDS encoding pyridoxal phosphate-dependent aminotransferase — MITRVSSKVASFTESVIREMTRLATAHDAVNLSQGLPDFACPPELKQAVKDAVDADLNQYPITFGEAGLREAIATKTAWAYPGWQVDPETEICVTCGATEAMVATMLALVEPGDEVIMFEPHYENYGPDAVLAGATPRFVSLHRPDWSIDEAELRAAFTERTRAIVVNTPHNPTGKVFSRAELELIAELCQRHDVLCITDEIYEHIHFLGDGGHIPPATVPGLADRTITINSVSKTYAVTGWRVGWTIAPAWATKAIRTVHDFLTVGAPTPLQAASVTALRLPPEYYTGLAAHYRELRDLLCPALTEIGFRLHVPDGAYYVLCGTEDLDPAGHDIEFARRLVTELGVAVVPGSSFYANPEEGRKLIRFAFPKRPDTLRSAIDRLRALHRVPANT; from the coding sequence GTGATCACTCGGGTCAGCAGCAAGGTCGCTTCGTTCACCGAGTCGGTGATCCGGGAGATGACCCGGTTGGCCACCGCGCACGACGCGGTGAACCTGTCTCAGGGCCTGCCCGACTTCGCCTGCCCGCCGGAGCTGAAGCAGGCGGTCAAGGACGCGGTGGACGCCGACCTGAACCAGTACCCGATCACCTTCGGCGAGGCCGGGCTGCGCGAGGCGATCGCCACCAAGACCGCCTGGGCCTACCCGGGCTGGCAGGTCGACCCGGAGACCGAGATCTGCGTGACCTGCGGCGCCACCGAAGCCATGGTCGCCACCATGCTCGCCCTGGTCGAACCGGGCGATGAGGTGATCATGTTCGAGCCGCACTACGAGAACTACGGCCCGGACGCGGTGCTCGCCGGGGCCACCCCGCGGTTCGTCTCGCTGCACCGCCCGGACTGGTCCATCGACGAGGCCGAGCTGCGCGCGGCGTTCACCGAGCGCACCAGGGCCATCGTGGTGAACACCCCGCACAACCCGACCGGCAAGGTGTTCAGCCGCGCCGAGCTGGAACTCATCGCCGAGCTGTGCCAGCGCCACGACGTCCTGTGCATCACCGACGAGATCTACGAGCACATCCACTTCCTCGGCGACGGCGGCCACATCCCGCCTGCCACCGTGCCAGGGCTGGCCGACCGCACGATCACCATCAACAGCGTGTCCAAGACCTACGCGGTCACCGGCTGGCGGGTCGGCTGGACCATCGCCCCGGCCTGGGCGACCAAGGCGATCCGCACCGTGCACGACTTCCTCACTGTCGGCGCGCCCACCCCGTTGCAGGCGGCCTCGGTGACCGCGCTGCGTCTGCCGCCGGAGTACTACACGGGCCTGGCCGCGCACTACCGCGAACTGCGGGACCTGCTCTGCCCGGCGCTGACCGAGATCGGCTTCCGGCTGCACGTGCCGGACGGCGCCTACTACGTGCTGTGCGGCACCGAGGACCTCGACCCAGCGGGCCACGACATCGAGTTCGCCCGCCGTCTGGTCACCGAGCTGGGCGTGGCCGTGGTCCCGGGTTCGTCCTTCTACGCCAACCCCGAGGAGGGCCGGAAGCTCATCCGCTTCGCCTTCCCCAAGCGTCCCGACACCCTGCGCAGCGCCATCGACCGCCTGCGCGCACTGCACCGTGTCCCAGCCAACACCTAG
- a CDS encoding Gfo/Idh/MocA family protein, whose product MSRAMRVGVIGAELARGWATRAHFPALQGLPGVELFAVADPEQSATAVADQWGAQFACANPTELVTHRQVDIVTIAGPVPGHDDLVRTALAAGKHVFCEWPLTTNVQSAIELRTLAAQSGVHHVVGLRGRADPGVRFVRDLLARGEIGEVLGVTLSAAPATPPESSAGESLLTGDGGQALDILRFCLGELAELSATFATRCPGVNSPDQVLVQGLLESGVAISAHLQAGAPGGTGFRMEVQGRRGALILACPGRIGEQESTVLLARGSRGGASTIASRMPMGSPAARIVSTTAAMAEPETVASPVEGDGFEAVASRVIGARADGRAATAPAGPGLHPSWGTASVLELMSALEVLPVPESYRSGVATVSAGPAQGVARLYAELVRAVRTGTPQDPDFTTAVGLHCLLDTVAEAASSRRCRSFG is encoded by the coding sequence ATGAGTAGGGCAATGCGAGTCGGGGTGATCGGCGCTGAGCTGGCGCGGGGCTGGGCTACCCGCGCGCATTTCCCCGCGCTGCAAGGACTTCCCGGCGTTGAGCTGTTCGCGGTGGCAGACCCGGAACAGTCCGCCACCGCAGTCGCCGACCAGTGGGGCGCCCAGTTCGCCTGTGCCAACCCCACCGAACTGGTCACCCACCGCCAGGTGGACATCGTCACCATCGCGGGCCCGGTCCCCGGTCACGACGACCTGGTGCGCACCGCGCTGGCCGCGGGCAAACACGTCTTCTGCGAGTGGCCGCTGACCACCAACGTCCAATCCGCCATCGAACTCCGCACCCTGGCCGCCCAATCCGGCGTCCACCATGTCGTCGGCCTGCGCGGCCGAGCCGACCCCGGCGTACGTTTCGTCCGAGACCTCCTGGCGCGCGGCGAAATCGGCGAGGTACTCGGCGTGACCCTCAGCGCCGCGCCCGCCACCCCACCGGAATCCTCGGCCGGCGAGTCCCTGCTCACCGGCGACGGTGGCCAGGCCCTGGACATCCTCCGCTTCTGCCTGGGCGAACTCGCCGAACTCTCCGCGACCTTCGCCACCCGCTGCCCCGGCGTGAACTCCCCGGACCAGGTCCTCGTCCAGGGACTCCTGGAATCCGGCGTCGCCATCTCCGCGCACCTGCAAGCCGGCGCCCCCGGTGGCACTGGCTTCCGCATGGAGGTGCAGGGCCGCCGTGGTGCGCTGATCCTGGCCTGCCCGGGACGGATCGGCGAACAGGAGTCCACCGTGCTGTTGGCCCGGGGCTCGCGAGGTGGAGCAAGCACGATCGCCAGCCGGATGCCAATGGGTTCACCAGCGGCAAGGATCGTGTCGACCACTGCGGCGATGGCCGAGCCGGAGACAGTCGCTTCGCCAGTCGAGGGCGACGGGTTCGAGGCGGTCGCCTCGCGGGTGATCGGGGCACGAGCCGACGGCAGGGCGGCGACTGCGCCTGCCGGGCCGGGCCTGCACCCATCGTGGGGAACCGCCTCGGTGCTGGAGTTGATGTCGGCGCTGGAGGTTCTTCCGGTGCCGGAGAGCTATCGGAGTGGGGTGGCCACGGTGTCGGCGGGGCCGGCGCAGGGCGTGGCCCGCCTGTACGCGGAACTTGTGCGGGCGGTACGGACCGGGACACCGCAGGACCCGGACTTCACCACGGCGGTCGGATTGCACTGCCTGCTGGATACGGTGGCCGAAGCGGCGAGCAGCCGACGGTGTCGCAGCTTCGGCTGA
- a CDS encoding aldo/keto reductase, which yields MRLRTLGGTGIKVSPYCLGAMMFGAMGNADHGEAVRMIHTAFDAGINLVDTADVYSNGESEEILGKALKGRRDDIVVASKAHLPMGEDANRRGGSRRWLVRAVEDSLRRLDVDHLDLYQLHRPDEDTALDETLGALSDLVRSGKVRAAGTSTFPAELIVEMQWESERRGHVRMRTEQPPYSIFNRAAETSVLPTCARYGMGVLTWGPLNRGWLTGRYRPGYQLPEGAHPVQQQMFHPAIPANARKYAVIEQLLKLAADSGHSLAHLAVAFVLSHPAVTSAIIGPRTPEQLADLLAGKDTVLEDEVLNRIDELVPPGTVLNPDDSFYQPPGITDLSQRRRPRETRAAV from the coding sequence ATGCGGCTGCGCACCCTCGGCGGCACCGGAATCAAGGTCAGCCCCTACTGCCTCGGCGCGATGATGTTCGGCGCCATGGGCAACGCCGACCACGGCGAAGCGGTACGAATGATCCACACCGCGTTCGACGCGGGAATCAACCTCGTGGACACCGCCGACGTCTACTCCAACGGCGAGTCCGAGGAAATCCTCGGCAAGGCACTCAAAGGCCGCCGCGACGACATCGTCGTGGCCAGCAAGGCGCACCTACCGATGGGCGAGGACGCCAACCGGCGCGGCGGCTCCCGCCGGTGGCTGGTGCGCGCCGTGGAGGACAGCCTCCGCCGGCTCGACGTCGACCACCTGGACCTGTACCAGCTACACCGGCCCGACGAGGACACCGCCCTGGACGAAACCCTTGGGGCACTGTCAGATCTGGTGCGCTCGGGCAAGGTTCGCGCGGCGGGCACCTCGACCTTCCCGGCCGAACTCATCGTGGAAATGCAGTGGGAGTCGGAACGGCGCGGCCATGTTCGGATGCGCACCGAGCAGCCGCCCTATTCGATTTTCAACCGTGCAGCCGAAACCTCCGTTCTGCCGACCTGCGCTCGATATGGAATGGGCGTGCTGACCTGGGGCCCGCTCAACCGGGGCTGGCTCACCGGCCGCTACCGGCCCGGCTACCAGCTGCCCGAGGGCGCGCACCCGGTGCAGCAGCAGATGTTCCACCCGGCGATCCCCGCCAACGCGCGGAAGTACGCCGTGATCGAACAGCTGCTCAAGCTCGCCGCGGACTCGGGCCACTCGCTGGCCCACCTCGCCGTGGCGTTCGTGCTGTCCCACCCCGCGGTGACCTCGGCCATCATCGGCCCACGCACCCCGGAGCAGCTCGCGGACCTGTTGGCGGGCAAGGACACCGTGCTCGAGGACGAGGTGCTGAACCGCATCGACGAACTGGTGCCGCCCGGCACGGTCCTGAATCCCGACGACAGCTTCTACCAGCCGCCGGGCATCACCGACCTGAGCCAGCGTCGCCGTCCACGGGAGACCAGGGCCGCGGTCTGA
- a CDS encoding aldo/keto reductase, translating to MRKITLGGPDGPRASVLCLGALPFGSSVDRDTSFAILARFVEAGGNFIDSANNYVFWTESGKGDESENLLGDWLRTRGNRSEVVLASKVGALPDPAKPGAFPDNAEGLSAEVISTQLDNSLRRLGTDHLDVYYAHMEDRSVPLAETVGAFGKAVVQGKVRVPGCSNHPTWRIDRARELAKQDGLAPYGVLQFRHSYLRPRPDVKLRQAGHVQASDELLDYVRTEDNLVLTAYTTLLFGAYTRPDRPLHEHYDHPGTQRKIAVLQAVATELGATVNQVVLAWLLHGNPLVVPVLGVSSVAQLEESLAAAELELSADQLARLAAAC from the coding sequence ATGCGAAAGATCACCCTTGGCGGGCCGGACGGACCGCGGGCCAGCGTGTTGTGCCTTGGCGCGTTGCCGTTCGGGTCCTCAGTGGACCGGGACACCTCCTTCGCCATCCTCGCCCGGTTCGTCGAGGCCGGCGGGAACTTCATCGACTCCGCGAACAACTACGTGTTCTGGACCGAGAGCGGAAAGGGCGACGAGAGCGAGAACCTGCTCGGAGATTGGTTGCGCACCAGGGGAAACCGGTCCGAGGTGGTGCTGGCGTCCAAGGTGGGCGCGCTGCCGGACCCGGCCAAGCCCGGGGCGTTCCCGGACAACGCGGAAGGCCTGTCCGCCGAGGTGATCAGCACCCAGCTCGACAACAGTCTGCGTCGGCTGGGCACTGACCACCTGGACGTGTACTACGCGCACATGGAGGACCGCTCCGTGCCGCTGGCCGAGACGGTCGGCGCGTTCGGCAAGGCCGTCGTACAGGGCAAGGTGCGGGTGCCCGGCTGCAGCAACCACCCGACCTGGCGGATCGACCGCGCGCGGGAACTGGCGAAGCAGGACGGGCTCGCACCGTACGGCGTTCTGCAGTTCCGGCACAGCTACCTCCGGCCGCGGCCGGACGTCAAGCTGCGCCAGGCCGGGCACGTCCAGGCCAGCGATGAGCTGCTGGACTACGTGCGCACCGAGGACAACCTGGTGCTGACCGCGTACACGACGTTGCTGTTCGGGGCCTACACCCGGCCGGACCGGCCGTTGCACGAGCACTACGACCACCCGGGGACTCAGCGCAAGATCGCCGTGCTCCAGGCGGTGGCCACCGAACTGGGCGCCACGGTGAACCAGGTGGTGCTGGCGTGGCTGTTGCACGGCAACCCGTTGGTGGTGCCGGTGCTGGGGGTCAGCTCGGTGGCGCAGCTGGAGGAGTCACTGGCCGCGGCGGAGTTGGAACTGAGCGCGGACCAGCTGGCCCGGTTGGCCGCGGCCTGCTGA
- a CDS encoding PadR family transcriptional regulator yields the protein MPPGFGGPGSGWQRPKVGRGDVRAAVLLVLVDGPTHGYQLIADITERSDGFWRPSPGSIYPVLKQLTEEGLVVSEKEGGRQMVELTEAGRAYVAENEAELAVVWDTVSGGVDTTVVELQELLGQVHQAALQVAAAGTPEQTARARQLLAEVRRNLYRILAEEDEQQ from the coding sequence ATGCCCCCCGGATTCGGCGGCCCCGGCAGCGGCTGGCAGCGCCCCAAGGTCGGCCGCGGCGACGTCCGGGCAGCGGTGCTGCTCGTACTGGTCGACGGCCCCACCCACGGCTACCAGCTCATCGCCGACATCACCGAACGCAGTGACGGCTTCTGGCGCCCCAGCCCCGGCTCGATCTACCCGGTGCTCAAGCAGCTCACCGAGGAAGGTCTGGTCGTCTCGGAGAAGGAGGGTGGCCGCCAGATGGTCGAACTGACCGAGGCCGGCCGCGCCTACGTCGCCGAGAACGAGGCCGAACTGGCCGTGGTCTGGGACACCGTCAGCGGCGGAGTCGACACCACCGTGGTCGAACTCCAGGAGCTACTCGGCCAGGTCCACCAGGCCGCCCTCCAGGTCGCCGCCGCGGGCACCCCGGAGCAGACCGCCCGAGCCCGCCAACTCCTCGCCGAGGTCCGCCGAAACCTGTACCGGATCCTGGCCGAAGAGGACGAGCAGCAGTGA
- the speB gene encoding agmatinase: MPSPPGSPRSPGTSATRGPVDAARVPRFAGWSTFARLPRRDEVDHCDIGVLGFPFDAGASYRPGARFGPAAIREGSRLLRPYHPGLEISPFAGVQVADCGDVVANPFDIAEALAQMTAATTALVATGATPVALGGDHTVALPMLRAVADRHGPAALLHFDAHLDTWDSYFGVAHTHGTVFRRAADEGLLDTSRLTHVGIRGPLYGPGDLAADAALGFQVVTSMDLEETSAREIAAGIAARIGDAPLYISVDIDVLDPAHAPGTGTPEAGGLTSRELLGILRGLAGCHLVGADVVEVSPAYDHAELTAIAAAHTAYELISLIAMHKEKNP, from the coding sequence ATCCCCAGTCCGCCGGGGAGCCCCCGCTCGCCCGGCACCTCCGCCACCCGCGGCCCGGTCGACGCGGCCCGGGTCCCCCGCTTCGCGGGCTGGTCCACCTTCGCCCGGCTACCCCGCCGCGACGAGGTCGACCACTGCGACATCGGCGTCCTCGGCTTCCCCTTCGACGCGGGCGCCTCCTACCGCCCCGGCGCCCGCTTCGGCCCGGCCGCGATCCGCGAGGGCAGCCGCCTGCTCCGCCCCTACCACCCCGGCCTGGAGATCTCCCCCTTCGCCGGCGTCCAGGTCGCCGACTGCGGGGACGTGGTCGCCAACCCGTTCGACATCGCCGAGGCCCTGGCCCAGATGACCGCCGCGACCACCGCCCTGGTGGCCACCGGCGCCACCCCGGTCGCCCTCGGCGGCGACCACACCGTCGCGCTGCCCATGCTGCGCGCGGTCGCCGACAGGCACGGACCAGCGGCGCTGTTGCACTTCGACGCCCACCTGGACACCTGGGACAGTTACTTCGGCGTCGCGCACACCCACGGCACGGTGTTCCGCCGCGCCGCCGACGAGGGCCTGCTCGACACCTCCCGGCTCACCCACGTCGGCATCCGCGGCCCGCTCTACGGCCCCGGCGACCTGGCAGCCGACGCGGCACTCGGCTTCCAGGTGGTCACCTCGATGGACCTGGAAGAGACCAGCGCCCGCGAGATCGCGGCCGGCATCGCCGCCCGGATCGGCGACGCCCCGCTCTACATCTCGGTGGACATCGACGTGCTCGACCCCGCGCACGCCCCCGGCACCGGCACCCCGGAGGCAGGCGGGCTGACCAGCCGGGAGCTGCTCGGCATCCTGCGCGGCCTGGCGGGCTGCCACCTGGTCGGCGCGGACGTGGTTGAGGTCAGCCCGGCCTACGACCACGCCGAACTGACCGCGATCGCCGCCGCGCACACCGCCTACGAACTGATCAGTCTCATCGCGATGCACAAGGAGAAGAACCCGTGA
- a CDS encoding glycosyltransferase has translation MNVLLLAYGSLGDIQPFVALGRALDRAGHKVVLAAPARFESYVAEHDLPFAPISDALVELADSAELRASREGGALQSGVAWLEALRRGEDAATAVLEDSWAAAAFGPDLVVHHPITAGQHIAEKLRVPSVLASPQPSYVPTDAFPCSLISVPDWLPPAFNRFTYTLLAWSGRLLSGPTDRWREQVLGLPRRRGSHDPLRQPDGRHTTVLHAFSPHVFPPAPDWPDAVHSMGYWFLPAATDWAPPGELVEFLDAGSPPVCVTFGSTVGGDPRRSARTVLDAVRLAGVRAVLVSGWGGLQADELPAEVFQAEHVPFDWLFPRVSAVVHHGGGGTSAAAVAAGRPQVTCPFGVDQPQWARRMHQLGVAPPPIPQRTLTTAALAEAIHLAATDAAMAQRAERLGKLVNAEPGAEAAVTVLEKLVSRKA, from the coding sequence ATGAACGTGCTGCTGCTCGCCTATGGCTCGCTGGGGGACATCCAGCCTTTCGTCGCGCTCGGCCGCGCGCTCGATCGCGCTGGTCACAAGGTGGTGCTGGCCGCGCCCGCCCGCTTCGAGTCCTACGTCGCCGAGCACGATTTGCCTTTTGCGCCGATCAGTGATGCCCTTGTTGAGCTGGCCGACAGCGCGGAGCTTCGAGCTTCGCGAGAAGGCGGCGCGCTGCAATCCGGAGTGGCCTGGCTCGAAGCCCTCCGGCGCGGCGAGGACGCGGCGACCGCTGTGCTCGAGGACAGCTGGGCGGCCGCGGCGTTCGGGCCCGACCTGGTGGTACATCACCCAATCACGGCTGGGCAGCACATCGCGGAGAAGCTACGAGTTCCGTCGGTGCTGGCCTCGCCGCAACCTTCCTACGTGCCGACGGATGCGTTCCCCTGTTCGCTGATCTCGGTGCCGGACTGGCTGCCGCCGGCGTTCAACCGGTTCACCTACACACTGCTCGCCTGGTCCGGACGACTGCTGTCCGGACCGACCGACCGGTGGCGGGAGCAGGTGCTCGGCCTGCCTCGGCGCCGGGGATCGCACGACCCGCTGCGCCAGCCGGACGGCAGGCACACGACGGTGCTGCACGCGTTCAGCCCGCACGTGTTCCCGCCCGCGCCGGACTGGCCGGATGCCGTGCACAGCATGGGTTACTGGTTCCTGCCCGCGGCCACGGACTGGGCACCGCCGGGTGAGCTGGTGGAGTTCCTGGACGCCGGTTCACCACCGGTGTGCGTGACCTTCGGCAGCACTGTCGGCGGCGATCCGCGGCGCTCGGCGCGCACCGTCCTGGACGCGGTGCGGCTGGCGGGTGTGCGGGCGGTGCTGGTGTCCGGCTGGGGCGGATTGCAGGCGGACGAACTGCCCGCGGAGGTCTTCCAGGCCGAGCACGTGCCGTTCGACTGGCTGTTCCCCAGGGTGTCCGCGGTGGTGCATCACGGTGGCGGCGGCACCAGCGCCGCGGCCGTCGCTGCCGGACGGCCGCAGGTGACCTGCCCGTTCGGGGTGGACCAACCGCAGTGGGCACGGCGGATGCACCAGCTCGGAGTGGCGCCGCCGCCGATTCCGCAGCGCACGCTGACCACGGCCGCGCTGGCCGAGGCGATCCACCTCGCCGCAACCGACGCGGCCATGGCACAGCGCGCGGAACGGCTCGGCAAGCTGGTGAACGCCGAGCCTGGCGCCGAGGCCGCGGTGACGGTGCTGGAAAAACTCGTGTCGCGTAAGGCTTGA